agatcttcctcCAGGCTAGGTGTTTTGCATCGGGAACAGTGactccaacgatgttgtgtcgaaGGTTTGTTGAAATATGCTCTACCAacccgtgaaatctttgcttgcgcgatttagactcttcgctgttattggctgatagAGTCGCGTGAGTGGTTATTGTGATTTGTGGCGTAGTGATGTCACCTCAGTTCTAAGATGCTGCGGTCTCTTAGTATTATCCGCCCAAATTGGCACACTGAAGAGAAGGTTCATAATATGATATAATCTGATGTTCAACATTCTCTTCATTCATATTACGTTGACTGAATAAACGCGGTGGAAATGATTGGTGATGTAATAAAGAGTAGGTAGTATAATCGGCGTAAATTTACTGATAGTGTAGGGAGCAATATAATAAAGGAACGACCTGGTGTTACTTGCTGCTTAGATTGCTTGGCAAAATCTAGAGAGTGAATGAAAGTAGATTATTaactactagaggccgcccgcgacttcgtccgcatagaaatcctatcaatcccgcgggaactctgggataataagtagcctatatgttattctgggtcttcagctacctacataccaaatttcatcgtaatcggtttagtagtttttgcgtgaaatagtaacaaacatccatactgacatacacaaacaaacacaaactttcgcatttataatattagtaggatgagctactttcattcattctctcGATTAAGACGAGATAAGTCGAATGTAAATATGGGAAGTTGGaagaagacctagacgaacttACAGTAAAAGGTTCCAGAGTTATGAATGGTTCCAGGGTATACTGATGACGACCAGCGACCTGTCAGGATGCTGCAAGCCGTTTGGTATATCGAAAAAGATCGCTGAAGCCGTCTATGAGGAATTTTATAAACAGGTAAAGCGTTGTAAAGATTAAGACGACATACCTGAAAACTTTTACGTGAAAACATGGTTGTCATCGATATAAGATAAATCAAAACCTTTTTTCACTCTCTCTCTACTGACGAATTCATAGTCAagtgagtaaaaaaaatttagtcaaaaaaaaaaatcttcaaatttaaatttgattttaattaggatAAGTAACTATCTTGATAATTTACTAAATGTATTTGTAtggaatttaatttgaatgattACTAACCACATAGGTGCGGGCATTCGATGAGGAATGTATGTCGAAGGCAACTTAAAGGGAGGGAAGTTTCGGAAAAGGGAGGGGAGGATTCTCAGCAGTGAaacatgataataaaaaacaagtttacgtataaattctttatttagaagatgggctggcaacctgtcactgtttgaatctcaattctatcttatcTTATTCtatctttcacgcaaaaactactgaaccgataacgatgaaatttggtatgtacctaggtagctgaagacccagaataacataaaggctactttttatcccagaattcccgcgggattgatagggtttccatgcggacgaatcGCAGGtggccatatagctgaacgtggtctttcagtttttGCAATCCTCTGTCtggggtaaagacgtgattatatgtatgtatgtttttttttttatatgctaaattgtttgtttttcaataaattatttattaaatgggTATACTGGATATTACTGTTTGATAAGTGTAGCGTTGATGggtctctgctatttgatacagatacccaTCGTCGCTATTTATCTGGAGCTATGTTTTTAGTATCAGGTGCCATTGATCTGCTTTAGATTTGGGTTTTGTGACTGTATGATTGAGTGTGATATTGGATATTGCGAGGCGAATTCGCATTTCGACAGGgcgttaaaattacaattacaagGCTCCTCCTTCTTGAGGCACATCTTTACATCAAGGGCGGCCAAGGTGTTGCTAATATCCATAGTCAGTGCTATCCTGTAGGGCTTTAATGGCATTGACTATACgctatgtaggtatgtattttgtagGGCGATCGCGAGCGTGAGATGGGCTACACTCCTCTCAGCATGATGGATCGCCGCCGAAGTATCAACCAGCCTGCGGAACAGATTCAGGTTGTCTTACTACTTACCcacttataaaataacttacacTAGtcaattgccgtgtggttcccggcaccaatagaaaaatgaataggacatctctctcccatggatgtcgtaaaaggcgactaaggggtagtcttataagcttgggatacttcttttaagcgatgggctagcaacccgtcactatttgaatctcaattatatcttaaagccaaatagctgaacgcggcctatcagtcattgcgggattgttggctctgtctaccccgcaatgcatatagatgtgattatatgtaagtatgtatgtttgtagtcAATTGCTAACTCAAGGTCTAATAACGAGAGAAAATATCAAGTAGGTAAAGTTGTACTACTTACATACTTTTCACTTCTATACGTCGCATCGGCTATATTCCTACCTACCGTCGAATCAAATTGAATGAAAACTCAATTAAATGACAACCTTATTACAAGTACATTAATcttaaaatccaaaaataaaatgtctccTATCTCGCTCATTATAGCGGATAGTTCTTTGATGTTCTTCTTTCTCCAGATGTAATGTAGTTCCCGAAATGTataaataggatcactccatctcttttcatggattttgtaaaaggcaactaaggtaATAGGCACATTAATTTAGTGCCGTTCTTATTATGACCCAATATGAACTAGGTTGCCTGAAAGAGTTGCAGAGTtcagacggaagtcgcttcaTCTAAAAACCAGACTTTTCCGCCATCATGGTCAAAacgcgcaccccgggctccctCCAGAGGTGCGAGGGTTTAAACGGGATAAACGCCGTGAGGAAAAAGATTCccatatacacatacatacatacatatgatcacgtctttatccggGGTATttatacggggtagacagagccaacagtcttgaaaagactaataggccacgttcagctgtttggcttaatgatagaattgagattcaaatagttgacgggttgctagcccatcgcctaaaagaagaatcccaagtttataagcctatcccttagtcgccttttacgacatccatgagaacgagatggagtggtcctattcttttctttttttattggtgccgagatccacacggcacattcccatacatattttacatttcagtTTTTGTCCGTGGTCGTACTGCCATGTTTGCTGCTTTTGCATAACATCTTCCCGAACACTGCAGCGCTCATTGATAACTGCAGGTAAGAAGagtttaaaagataatttacccatagaaatattttgattagaGAATAGATGAGGATTGTTGTAAGTAAATCCTAAGACATCATAgctattattatttctctAAATGCAAACGCTCGCTTATTTactcactagctgtgcccgcgacttcgtccgcatggaatagttattttgaattcattaAAGCCTACTTTACAgtaatttggatgaataacgtttcccgtttttttttcacattttccattatttcttagctcctaatagttgcagcgtgatgtcatatagcctaaagccttcttcgataaatggtgtattcaacacaaaaataatttttaaattcgaaccagttgttcctgagattagctcTAGGTACTATTTTCCTGCACTCAAGAATTATCCTTGTCTGACAGTCACTAGCTCATAATTCGATACAGTTACATTAAATGGTTTCTCTAAGGCAGAGTcccaaacttattttgtctactgcccactttgagaataaatatttttttagcgcCCCCATTTTTTCACCTTTTTAAAAACCACTATAACttcaaattagtttaattaattattgtgacctgtatatgtatataatgccTCTACACAACGCCCCCATTTTCTTTCTGGGTCTCTTACCGCCCCCCTTGAGACCTGCAGCGCCCACAAGGGGGCGTTATCGCCCACTTTGGGAAAGACTGCTCTAAGGGATAAATAAACACgtgatgtgtgtatgtaatgtGCGTAATTATAATATCAGGAAAACTCAAGAAGCGTGGCACATGGAGATAGAAATCCGTGGACAGAAACTGTGGAGACAGGACGAGTCGCTGCCGGCGGGCTCCAAGGTGCTCGCTAGCAAGACGGAATCGCGCATAGCTGTCAACGAATGACATGATAATAAACGTGATTACACTTcagaatattttctttttgttgacTGTCTATaataccaattttattttctattctgTAAGGATTGGAAATCTATAAATCTAACATTGTGGGAATATTAGAGAAGGTGTGTAGGTATCATAAAAAAGGCGGTAATCATAAAAAAGACGGTAATCATATAAAAGGCGGTTATCATAAAAGGttgcttaaaaatttataataataaatggtgGTAATATCCcatactagctgacccggcaaacgctgttttgccaattatttttatatattattacggaaccctatttttttgcaaaataaaatatagtctatgttactcgtggataatgtagctttcgaatggtgaaagaatttttaaaatcggtccagtagtttttgagcctattcattacaaccaaacaaacaaagttttcctctttataatattagtgtagattacggaaccctatttttttccaaaataatatatagtctatgttactcgtggataatgtagctttcgaatggtgagagaatttttaaaatcggtcctgtagtttttgagcctattcattagaACAAAACAAAcgaaagttttcctctttataatattagtgtagatgtaGATAACAATGTTGCTTTGCCGCGGAATTTCAACTTCTCTTCCTATTTGACCAGGTACTATAATACAAATGACCACCATTTTGTCTTAGAACATAAGAAAGATCATTGTATCCACCTACAGTACTTATATAccacatacaaataaaacaactgTATTCACATGATAGCAAATTTATTTACCCTATTATGACCGAcataatacaatttaatttagtggTGTTAACAAATATCCAAGTTTTACACCTAATGAGAATGACAATAGATGGTACAGTTTCATGTGTAAAAAATCCCCCGAATGTATCAGTCGATTAGTTAGATACCTACAttgaattttagaaaaatatgctTAAAAATGGGGGGGGACTAAGGGAtcgtcttataaacttgagattcttctttatggcgatgggctaacaacctgtcactattagaatctcaatattttctttaagtcaaatagctgaccgtggtctatcagtcttttcaagacccttggctctgtctaccccgcaagggatatagacgtgattatatgtatgtacgggaTTCAAAACAGCCAGCAAAcagtatgcctttgaccatggatcctggattgggcaaCCAAGATTtatacacaaagcgactcacATCTATCTGACAGATAGATcgccacaacctttgcaggtaaacctgacCCATATTGTACAATCTAACAACCGACTGATGCAAATAATTCTTACACAAGCGCCAGAAATAATTTCTTACAGTTCATGAACTTGGACGGGGTTtgattaaaacattaaaaatcaaagtttCCAACAAATCAGTTTTAAATCACAGATAaaattgattatatttattacatacttattcTGTCTGGTCActttttataggtatatacatataataaaacccaTTCGTGTTCCTACCCGCTAAGGAAGCGAGTGCATACTTAGGCTCAATTCACACTGAGTGGACACAATTTAGATAAAGCGagtcaaaattaaactttatgttATTTCTCTTGACTTTAGTGCCAGTAGCTTAGGTTGTTCGGTCCCGGTTActacatcctcacctttctaAAAAGCAGCcgggggtgcgcctttgattggaatagtcaggttttttacattacacgaagcgattcctgTCCTCTGCACCCTTAAGGAAATCTAGCCTATTTGgaccatggttacacatgcaGTAacttgaatgtgcagatttcacCACGATGATTTTACTCACCGTTACAGTATTGGTTAGCACCTTACCACTAACATGTACCAAAAAATCTCatgacatatttattattttgattaaaataataatatgtaatgaaatttttttggtaaacGTTAGAGTTAGGGTTTGAACAAGTCAAAGTTATTCCCATGGTGCAGCGAGAAATCACTGGCTCATCCAGCATCAGCGCGTTGCGTCTCAGTGTGAATTGACCTTTACTTCCGAGACTTCAACTtgtattccaggcattatacGAAGTGGTATTATACTTTACTGTAGCTCACTGTACATTTCCGATTGCCAATCATGTACCCAGTATAACATTGAATCTAACTATTaactaatatatgtatacgcCATCTTTTTCTCAAACGATACACAGGTATTTTGTAATACCTGTAGAACATTCTAGATTTCCAATAATAcacaataaatacaaacattgaTTTTCATGTATGATATCGTAAaggtaatgataaaaataatgagattTTATGTTTGCCTTACTACATGgcaaaataaattacgtaATATAAGTTAACAATAAACcgaaattatacattttgaaaataataatatttataacgtaATAATTCTACCTACTTGTGACGAACCGACGACTtacatgaagaaaaaaaaatacatattaattgtatttttattatatttcatgaaatgtgtacagttttatatttatatttttttttatgcataGTCGGGTTGGACATACAtttaatgtattataattCGTCGTCGGTCTCTCAGCAGAAAAATCAGTATGAAGccaatacatacaaacaatataacatatccaatacataataatattgcttaattttaaacaataacgTTAACTTACTCTTACGAATTTTGTtctaattttatgaataaactgATATTCAATACAGTTTCAGACTATGTATATGATACGGTTCcatttttgaaatgatttagtgtgaaaagtatttaaaaaatatttcattatttttggaaTGCTGTGCCGCGTGTATATAATCTGTGTTAACTGGGTTTAAACTCCGAAAACACGAAATTTCGAGTTTATTTACTTCGAAAACCGGTACAATGGGATATCAAGCTAAACTTAACGGTTTCTTCCTCTGTACATGTAATTTTCTATAcagcattttaaaatttaattaaaaaaaaaatctttatacaatccaatgaattaatatttgtaaatgaaaAGAAGAACGCGTTGTTATTACACATACAGGTTGATCCTAAGATTCTTATATATAGCTTGACATTAGTAAACACATTGAGTTGCATTCCAGAGTTAACccaggtatttattattatttagaataatGAGACTGCTAACTACTGCCATGTGAAATGTTTATTACAGTCAAAATCTGTAATCAAATCACAACTGCTGCTgtgaattttaaaacaattctcttttttatttactataataatacatacaaaattgagattattttGTCTTTGTATAGTTTCAAGTCAGAATTGTAATCTATAAGAAATTAATACATTAAACTGGGCTTGAATTTTCGCGTAGATACTAAAATACACTGGTTAAGAAAAATCATcatagaatattatttgatgGATAGATAGATACAACACATgcataaaactctttattgcaccataagagtaaaacatacaaaacagcacaattagattcaaatagtgacagatatTAGATGTAATTATGGTGGGCCAATATTACTTCCTTGTGGCACACCCAGgtgtaaattattatcaacTTACTAGTGCAAGGTCAATAAAGAAGTTATTTATGTTAGTTTGtcataatgaaataatttgttacaGAGTTTTACCTTTTACACTTAATCCCAGatgatctttttttttatattttgctcAAACAAAATCGCAGTCGCGTgaaacttgcatgaagagaattgtCTTAAAACTCTTTTAGTCCAGGTTACATCTATTATGTGTTCCGTATCTTGCCCGGGACGTAGTTCTTGTCGATGGTCGGGTCTTGTAGAAACATGTGAAGGCACCGCTCGTTCTGAGCCAGGGGGTGTCCGGCTATCTTGTTTATGAATACTTCTAGTCCTGGAATTGTTAACGGTTATTTCAACATTATGATCATTAAGTTcaagaaaacatttaaagaaCTTGGTATCTTTTTGTAAAGATCTaagatctttttatttttataattacatacataatatcattTATCTATGTGGGGTGTTGTGGTTTTTCGACAGTTTTCGGCAATGAAAACTAATgggaatttttgtttaaataaaatatgacatGGTTCTTTCTGAGCAATAAGGTACAGAATTAAGGCTACAGAGAAAAAGGAAAAGTGTGCTCCTAAATAATCACCTTTTCTACGATCCTCAATGAATTCATCTTCAAATATGCCATCATCACCCCGGAACGGGAGTTGTCTCTTCAGAGCTTTACCAGGCAAAGGTGGAACTACGATCTGTAAAACAAattggttatttattttacattttatagataggctaatgaacttcggcttcttttaggcgatgggctggcaacctgtcactatttgaatctcaattctaccataagcctaacagctgaatgtggtctatcagttttttaaagactactggctctggctaccccgcaagggatatagacatgattatttatgtatgtatgtatgtttacatttTAGTGAAGTCAAGAGGTGATGTAGAATACCattaatatgttttgttatcTATTATAAACAATTCACACAACTTAATACACAATACATGATAttttcctacatacatacatacatatgatcacgtctatatcccttgcggggtagacagagccaacagtcttgaaaagactgaatggccacgttcagctatttggcttaatgatagaaccgatattcaaatagtgacaggttgctagcccatcgcctaaaagaggaatcctaagtttataagcctatcccttagtcgccttttacgacatccatgggaaagagatggagtggtcctattcttttttgtaatagtgccgggaaccacacggcacttcggCGAATATTTTCCTCATAACAACAATTTCTTATTTACAAAGTGTAAATGATTAATACTCTAAAGTCACAAGTTCTTTATTTGTTGTATATTTACTGATACCTTATCtttcaacaaataaatattttactcaaAATCTATAAGGTGCGTTGGGGTAACATCGTGAATGGGGGAAGACCGTTTTCTTTGAATATTTACGAAATCATTAGTAATTTTTCTAAACTGACAACATAGCGCTAGATGCCATTTTGTTATGCACCTCCCCGCAGTCCACGTCCGTCACTGAGCCGCGTCGTTTGTGTGTTATGGCTGTTCCAGTAAAATTTGATTGATCTGGGTTAAAGGCAAGTTAAAGGTCGGATATTTTGCTATTATGGGCTGTATGTTCTGAGCCATAAAATCGATTTTATATCATTTCCGAACTTACCCCCACTACATCCGATCTTACCcatggatttaaaaaaatctttgtgtACTTTAAACTATGTTTATGCGGCAATCATTTAGTTTAGCGAGATATCCGCATTTAGATTTGATACTTTGACATTTCATAAACAATTCCCAATTAaacttaatgttttaattaaaatataagtctagaaaaaaaaaacataaacatgaCCTGTCAAACACAACGAAAAACAATCCGAATTTACCCCAACGCACCTTACATATAATTCTGACTCATAAAGACAAAGGCTATGTTTATTGCAGAAGTTTATTGTAATCCCCTTTGTCAgtcattcaaatttaaaatgacaaaGTTGGCAAATGTTAAAAAGCAGATGTGAAAATGTATAGTTGAAATTGCaaagcttttttttctttatttaatttgttaaaaaaatgttttaattattttgactaCTTGATTAAGATTTACCAAACAATGGTTATTGAACATGTTCTTCACAGAATTATGAATCATGCACACTTGATTATTACCCAAACTGCATATTCATAAGATTTATAAAGGTCACAAGATGCATAAACAATAAGAATTCATGAATGAGTGCTTATCACAGCGCCATTGTGGCGATAATGCGGGAGATTGACGCTTCATCAAAGCATGATTAAGTGACAAGAGATCATACATACCTTGCTGTCCCTCTCAAGTTCATTCCGAAGCCATTCGAAATCGCTATACCGCCGCCTTACACTAGACTCCTTCACTTTGAAAACTGGCAGGTTCGTCTGAAATGAAGATTGAGCTAAAATTCCACGACGCGTCATTATCATGATACGCCCACAAAGCAACCCTTATGACGCATTGATAACGCAATCTTCTAACTCAATTACACAATTTAAACACACCAGAACTAGACAACATACCCTCATGCGGACTTCGTAATCTGTATAGCGTTTTTTCCCAACTCCCATGGTTGTAACGGGGTTCACTACATCAATCTCCAGGAAGTTTGCCGGTGCCGCGTAAGCATCGTCCAATGTCTGTTTCTTAACATTTAATCTTCTTGTCGCATCGGCTGTCGTGTCTTCAGCCattgtaatgttttatttattgaattctaatcagaaataatataaaggaCGGCCCACTAATCAAAAAGGAAATGAAAAATGACAGGATTGACAGGAACAAAACATGATTTGacgttcaaataaatatggcGATATAATATGTCAAGTAAAGTCAACGTCGTTTTCGTTGACAAATCAATTACCtagatacaataaaaataagcttCATGGTAATTCCGACGAACATTCCCCATCTAAAT
Above is a window of Amyelois transitella isolate CPQ chromosome 8, ilAmyTran1.1, whole genome shotgun sequence DNA encoding:
- the LOC106137268 gene encoding sorting nexin-12 — its product is MAEDTTADATRRLNVKKQTLDDAYAAPANFLEIDVVNPVTTMGVGKKRYTDYEVRMRTNLPVFKVKESSVRRRYSDFEWLRNELERDSKIVVPPLPGKALKRQLPFRGDDGIFEDEFIEDRRKGLEVFINKIAGHPLAQNERCLHMFLQDPTIDKNYVPGKIRNT